The following coding sequences are from one Pseudonocardia sp. EC080619-01 window:
- a CDS encoding ABC transporter permease: MATQLGTRARRLVQAPLNQLEELGDQLSLYTRSIVWIPKTLKDYRKEVARLLAEVSFGSGALIVILGTVGVMASLSLFVGSLVGLQGFRALDALGVEALTGFITAYFNTRSIAPLVAASALTATLGAGFTAQLGAMRISEEIDALEVMAVPSVPYLVTTRVIAGIVAIIPIYTLGMLASYAAARLNVTLVNGLSGGTYDHYFDLFLPVSDVLLSYLKVIVFATVIILIHCHYGYAAKGGPAGVGVAVGRAVRLSIVSTAILDFFLTLVMFGTSTSVRVAG, translated from the coding sequence ATGGCCACACAACTGGGCACGCGGGCCCGCCGGCTGGTGCAGGCGCCGCTGAACCAGCTCGAGGAGCTGGGCGACCAGCTCTCGCTGTACACCCGGTCGATCGTCTGGATCCCGAAGACGCTCAAGGACTACCGCAAGGAGGTCGCCCGGCTGCTCGCCGAGGTCTCCTTCGGGTCCGGCGCGCTGATCGTCATCCTGGGCACGGTCGGCGTGATGGCGTCGCTGTCGCTGTTCGTCGGCTCGCTGGTCGGCCTGCAGGGCTTCCGGGCGCTCGACGCGCTCGGCGTCGAGGCCCTGACCGGCTTCATCACCGCCTACTTCAACACCCGGTCGATCGCCCCGCTGGTCGCCGCGTCGGCGCTGACGGCGACACTGGGCGCCGGCTTCACCGCCCAGCTCGGCGCGATGCGGATCTCCGAGGAGATCGACGCGCTGGAGGTCATGGCGGTGCCGTCGGTGCCGTACCTGGTGACCACCCGGGTGATCGCGGGGATCGTCGCGATCATCCCGATCTACACGCTGGGCATGCTCGCGAGCTACGCCGCCGCCCGCCTGAACGTGACCCTGGTCAACGGACTGTCCGGTGGTACCTACGACCACTACTTCGACCTGTTCCTGCCGGTCAGCGACGTGCTGCTGTCGTACCTGAAGGTGATCGTCTTCGCGACGGTGATCATCCTGATCCACTGTCACTACGGCTACGCGGCCAAGGGCGGCCCGGCGGGCGTCGGCGTCGCGGTCGGGCGTGCGGTGCGGCTGTCCATCGTGAGCACCGCGATCCTGGACTTCTTCCTCACGCTGGTCATGTTCGGCACCTCGACCTCGGTGCGGGTGGCCGGATGA
- a CDS encoding TetR/AcrR family transcriptional regulator, producing MAAEQYYEAAMSILARDGAAGLKIGPLCRSLGVTSGSFYHHFGGWAGFVRGLLRYWEAEQTERVVELARATADPVERMLVVKRLTVDLRHDAEAAIRAWSQIDAEVGRAQSRVDVQRRIALEQVVGAVVEDRAEAHRLAVLGISLMAGFQQTCDPRDRDLLRVLFDDFQRLILTYAPEHLRSVTPPIG from the coding sequence GTGGCCGCCGAGCAGTACTACGAGGCGGCCATGTCGATCCTCGCGCGGGACGGGGCCGCCGGGCTCAAGATCGGCCCGCTGTGCCGGTCGCTCGGCGTCACGAGCGGCTCGTTCTACCACCACTTCGGTGGCTGGGCGGGATTCGTCCGCGGTCTGCTGCGGTACTGGGAGGCCGAGCAGACCGAGCGGGTGGTCGAGCTGGCCAGGGCCACCGCGGACCCGGTCGAGCGGATGCTGGTGGTGAAGCGGCTGACGGTCGACCTCCGGCACGACGCCGAGGCGGCCATCCGCGCGTGGTCGCAGATCGACGCCGAGGTGGGCCGGGCCCAGTCCCGGGTCGACGTGCAGCGACGGATCGCGCTGGAGCAGGTCGTCGGTGCCGTCGTCGAGGACCGCGCGGAGGCGCACCGGCTCGCCGTCCTCGGCATCTCGCTGATGGCCGGCTTCCAGCAGACGTGCGACCCCCGTGACCGGGACCTGCTCCGGGTGCTGTTCGACGACTTCCAGCGCCTGATCCTCACCTACGCGCCCGAACATCTCCGGTCCGTGACGCCTCCGATCGGGTGA
- a CDS encoding ABC transporter permease, with protein sequence MTAPSPVTRVLSPVGKFIGLGAEIGKQSLRRPFQLRELIEQTWFVTKVSALPTALFTIPFGATIALLLGELTRQFGAQSQTGAGAVLAIVQQAAPIVTALLISGAGGSAVCADLGARTIREEIAAMEVLGISPIQRLVVPRVLAMGITAVVLNGLATCVGVSGGYFFNVIIQGGSPGAYISSFSAIAQVSDIVVSEIKAFLFGIVAGVVAAFRGLNPPPGAKGVGDAVNQAVVISFVLVFLINLVLTALYLELVPPKGF encoded by the coding sequence GTGACCGCGCCCAGCCCCGTCACCCGGGTCCTCTCCCCGGTCGGGAAGTTCATCGGCCTCGGCGCCGAGATCGGCAAGCAGTCGCTGCGGCGCCCGTTCCAGCTCCGCGAGCTGATCGAGCAGACCTGGTTCGTCACCAAGGTCTCGGCCCTCCCGACCGCGCTGTTCACGATCCCGTTCGGCGCGACGATCGCGCTGCTGCTGGGCGAGCTCACCCGCCAGTTCGGTGCGCAGTCGCAGACCGGTGCCGGCGCGGTGCTCGCGATCGTCCAGCAGGCGGCGCCGATCGTCACGGCGCTGCTCATCTCCGGTGCGGGCGGCAGCGCGGTCTGCGCCGACCTGGGCGCCCGCACGATCCGCGAGGAGATCGCGGCGATGGAGGTGCTGGGCATCTCGCCGATCCAGCGCCTCGTCGTCCCGCGGGTGCTCGCCATGGGCATCACCGCGGTGGTGCTCAACGGCCTGGCGACCTGCGTCGGCGTGAGCGGCGGCTACTTCTTCAACGTGATCATCCAGGGCGGTTCGCCCGGGGCCTACATCAGCAGCTTCTCGGCGATCGCCCAGGTCTCGGACATCGTCGTGTCGGAGATCAAGGCGTTCCTGTTCGGCATCGTGGCCGGCGTCGTCGCGGCGTTCCGCGGGCTGAACCCGCCCCCCGGCGCGAAGGGGGTCGGCGACGCGGTGAACCAGGCGGTCGTCATCTCGTTCGTGCTGGTGTTCCTGATCAACCTCGTGCTCACCGCGCTGTACCTCGAGCTCGTCCCGCCGAAGGGCTTCTGA
- a CDS encoding MCE family protein has product MAQVGQKRPVLVATIGLVTVVALTLAAFNYEALFSGATRYTAEFPEAAGLQANDRVTVAGVEAGRVQSVELEGDHVKVDFSVEEAWVGNRTTASIEIATLLGSKFLALDPRGDAEQDPDAPIGRDRTKSPFDVVDAFNGLSGTIDQLDTDQLATSLTTHSDTFRETPPEIRGALDGLSRLSNTISSRDGQLKQLLANTRQLSTTLADRRGDVVKLVDDGNLLLGELQQRKDAIANLLDGVQKLSVQLRGLVGDNQEQLRPALETVDKVLAVLEENRDNLGEILDKEAVFVRVFGNALGNGRWFDNYVCGLVPPAVPLGGDC; this is encoded by the coding sequence ATGGCACAGGTGGGGCAGAAGCGGCCCGTCCTGGTCGCCACGATCGGCCTCGTGACCGTCGTGGCGCTGACCCTGGCCGCGTTCAACTACGAGGCGCTGTTCTCCGGGGCGACCCGCTACACCGCGGAGTTCCCGGAGGCCGCCGGCCTGCAGGCGAACGACCGGGTCACGGTCGCCGGCGTCGAGGCGGGCCGGGTGCAGAGCGTCGAGCTCGAGGGCGACCACGTGAAGGTCGACTTCAGCGTCGAGGAGGCCTGGGTCGGCAACCGGACGACGGCGTCGATCGAGATCGCGACGCTGCTCGGCTCGAAGTTCCTGGCCCTCGACCCGCGCGGCGACGCCGAGCAGGACCCGGACGCGCCGATCGGGCGGGACCGCACCAAGTCCCCGTTCGACGTCGTGGACGCGTTCAACGGGCTGTCGGGCACCATCGACCAGCTCGACACCGACCAGCTGGCGACGAGCCTGACCACGCACTCGGACACCTTCCGGGAGACGCCGCCGGAGATCCGCGGGGCGCTGGACGGGCTGTCCCGGCTCTCGAACACGATCTCCAGCCGGGACGGCCAGCTCAAGCAGCTGCTCGCCAACACCCGGCAGCTCTCGACCACGCTGGCCGACCGGCGGGGCGACGTCGTCAAGCTCGTCGACGACGGCAACCTCCTGCTCGGCGAGCTGCAGCAGCGCAAGGACGCCATCGCGAACCTGCTCGACGGCGTGCAGAAGCTGTCGGTGCAGCTGCGCGGGCTGGTGGGCGACAACCAGGAGCAGCTGCGGCCGGCGCTGGAGACCGTGGACAAGGTGCTGGCGGTGCTCGAGGAGAACCGCGACAACCTCGGCGAGATCCTGGACAAGGAAGCGGTGTTCGTCCGCGTGTTCGGCAACGCCCTCGGCAACGGCCGCTGGTTCGACAACTACGTCTGCGGGCTCGTCCCGCCGGCCGTCCCGCTGGGGGGTGACTGCTGA
- a CDS encoding SCP2 sterol-binding domain-containing protein, whose amino-acid sequence MPGFADEDELYRYIGGIFETALADPDLEPRLRATGLVLRQQCTDPDSALVIDLPGGKVWRGSDPAAPDAHATMTMATATANAYWQGTVNLTFAMARGTVKVEGTVTKLLQLAPLAKRLFPVYAERLRADGRDDLLVAS is encoded by the coding sequence GTGCCCGGCTTCGCCGACGAGGACGAGCTGTACCGCTACATCGGCGGAATCTTCGAGACCGCACTCGCCGATCCCGACCTGGAACCACGGCTGCGCGCCACCGGTCTGGTGCTGCGCCAGCAGTGCACCGACCCCGACTCCGCCCTGGTCATCGACCTCCCCGGCGGGAAGGTCTGGCGAGGATCGGACCCCGCCGCCCCGGACGCCCACGCCACGATGACGATGGCGACCGCGACCGCCAACGCCTACTGGCAGGGCACGGTCAACCTCACGTTCGCCATGGCCCGCGGCACGGTGAAGGTCGAGGGGACCGTGACCAAGCTGTTGCAGCTGGCGCCCCTGGCGAAGCGGCTGTTCCCGGTCTACGCCGAGCGGCTGCGCGCCGACGGCCGCGACGACCTGCTGGTGGCGTCGTGA
- a CDS encoding MCE family protein — MRSPKRVLQGLAFVTVIVVLLGLAVAQYSGLFSSGVPVTLNVARVGTQMQERADVKVRGLIVGEVDQVTSDGQTTSIEMSMNPALIDQIPENVQAQLLPKTLFGEKFVSLVPPQAPATTRLTAGDVIPEDRSQGAIEVERVLDELLPLLQTVRPQDLATTLSSLSQALQGRGDQLGQTLTQLNTLVEGLNPAVPDLQEDIRQLATFSDNLNTAAPDLLDALDDLTVTSRTIVEKREGLRNLYRSVTGASDDLRAFLDANGDNIIGVSSASRPTLETLARYSPEFPCLTRQLVDLVPKINDAIRPGTDRVGVNITLEIVASKGKYLPNQDEPEYGDDRGPRCYPIPVPEGTQYPPDGPFRDGSVPGPGPAGQPMGNPEDFGVDTFGTYDGTDSFGLVQDQSAQNGAGILPPLTTALGQAGIQPSSHTSGEHQSGAVDMGVANSPGEQQVVAQLLAAQQGGSPEAVPAWSSTMVGPLLRGAEVTLT; from the coding sequence ATGAGGTCCCCCAAGCGAGTCCTCCAGGGCCTGGCGTTCGTCACCGTCATCGTGGTGCTGCTCGGCCTCGCCGTCGCGCAGTACTCGGGCCTGTTCTCCTCCGGCGTCCCGGTGACCCTCAACGTCGCCCGGGTCGGCACCCAGATGCAGGAGCGCGCCGACGTCAAGGTGCGCGGGCTCATCGTCGGCGAGGTCGACCAGGTCACCTCGGACGGGCAGACGACCAGCATCGAGATGTCGATGAACCCGGCGCTGATCGACCAGATCCCGGAGAACGTCCAGGCGCAGCTGCTGCCGAAGACGCTGTTCGGCGAGAAGTTCGTGTCCCTGGTCCCGCCGCAGGCCCCGGCGACGACGCGCCTCACCGCGGGCGACGTGATCCCCGAGGACCGCAGCCAGGGCGCGATCGAGGTCGAGCGGGTGCTCGACGAGCTCCTCCCGCTGCTGCAGACCGTCCGCCCGCAGGACCTGGCGACCACGCTGAGCTCGCTGTCCCAGGCGCTGCAGGGCCGTGGTGACCAGCTGGGACAGACGCTGACCCAGCTCAACACGCTGGTCGAGGGCCTGAACCCGGCGGTGCCGGACCTGCAGGAGGACATCCGCCAGCTCGCGACGTTCTCGGACAACCTGAACACCGCGGCGCCGGACCTGCTCGACGCGCTCGACGACCTCACCGTCACCAGCCGGACGATCGTCGAGAAGCGCGAGGGGCTGCGGAACCTGTACCGCTCCGTCACCGGGGCGTCCGACGACCTGCGGGCCTTCCTCGACGCCAACGGCGACAACATCATCGGCGTCTCGAGCGCCAGCAGGCCCACGCTGGAGACCCTGGCCCGGTACTCGCCCGAGTTCCCGTGCCTGACCCGCCAGCTCGTCGACCTGGTCCCGAAGATCAACGACGCGATCCGGCCGGGCACCGACCGGGTCGGCGTCAACATCACGCTGGAGATCGTCGCCAGCAAGGGCAAGTACCTGCCGAACCAGGACGAGCCCGAGTACGGCGACGACCGCGGCCCGCGCTGCTACCCGATCCCGGTCCCGGAGGGCACCCAGTACCCGCCGGACGGCCCGTTCCGTGACGGCTCGGTGCCCGGCCCCGGCCCGGCAGGCCAGCCGATGGGCAACCCGGAGGACTTCGGCGTCGACACCTTCGGCACCTACGACGGCACCGACAGTTTCGGCCTGGTCCAGGACCAGAGCGCGCAGAACGGCGCCGGGATCCTGCCCCCGCTGACGACGGCGCTCGGGCAGGCCGGCATCCAGCCGAGCTCGCACACCAGCGGTGAGCACCAGTCCGGCGCCGTCGACATGGGCGTCGCCAACTCACCCGGCGAGCAGCAGGTCGTCGCACAGCTGCTGGCCGCGCAGCAGGGTGGCTCCCCGGAGGCCGTCCCGGCCTGGAGCAGCACGATGGTCGGCCCGCTGCTGCGCGGGGCGGAGGTGACGCTGACGTGA
- a CDS encoding ABC transporter ATP-binding protein — protein MAGVEVKVEGLTKSFGRANIWSDVTLTLPPGEVSVLLGPSGTGKSVFLKTLIGLLKPEKGSIMIHDTDLVRCTESKLYEIRKLFGVLFQDGALFGSMNLFDNIAFPLREHTKKSESQIRDIVLEKMDLVGLRGDEGKLPGEISGGMRKRAGLARALVLEPEIILFDEPDSGLDPVRTAYLNQLIIDLNAQTDSTFLIVTHDINTAQTVPDNIGLLYRKHLAMFGPREVLLTSEEPVVAQFLNGRREGPIGMSEEKDAGQAEREMAEAGELQGLPPLKPQLEASSGMPDRQAVHRRRERVEAMMHELPEPAQRAIRESYGAAGGSGYARPDLPANDGTTREVARDGAGSDERPTDIHPRITDDTTPPGRHQLSGGDR, from the coding sequence GTGGCCGGTGTCGAGGTGAAGGTCGAGGGGCTGACCAAGTCCTTCGGTCGGGCCAACATCTGGTCGGACGTGACGCTGACCCTGCCCCCGGGCGAGGTGTCGGTGCTGCTGGGCCCGTCGGGTACCGGCAAGTCGGTGTTCCTGAAGACCCTGATCGGGCTGCTCAAGCCGGAGAAGGGGTCGATCATGATCCACGACACCGACCTCGTCCGATGCACGGAGTCGAAGCTCTACGAGATCCGGAAGCTGTTCGGGGTGCTGTTCCAGGACGGCGCGCTGTTCGGGTCGATGAACCTGTTCGACAACATCGCCTTCCCGTTGCGCGAGCACACGAAGAAGAGCGAGTCGCAGATCCGGGACATCGTGCTGGAGAAGATGGACCTGGTCGGCCTGCGCGGCGACGAGGGCAAGCTGCCGGGCGAGATCTCGGGCGGGATGCGCAAGCGGGCCGGGCTGGCCCGGGCGCTGGTGCTGGAGCCGGAGATCATCCTGTTCGACGAGCCGGACTCGGGTCTGGACCCGGTGCGCACGGCGTACCTGAACCAGCTGATCATCGATCTGAACGCGCAGACGGACTCGACGTTCCTGATCGTCACGCACGACATCAACACCGCGCAGACGGTGCCGGACAACATCGGCCTGCTGTACCGCAAGCACCTGGCGATGTTCGGTCCGCGGGAGGTCCTGCTGACCTCGGAGGAGCCGGTGGTCGCGCAGTTCCTCAACGGCCGTCGTGAGGGGCCGATCGGGATGTCGGAGGAGAAGGACGCGGGCCAGGCGGAGCGGGAGATGGCCGAGGCGGGGGAGCTGCAGGGCCTGCCGCCGCTCAAGCCGCAGCTCGAGGCGTCGTCGGGGATGCCCGACCGGCAGGCGGTGCACCGTCGCCGGGAGCGGGTCGAGGCGATGATGCACGAGCTGCCCGAGCCCGCCCAGCGGGCGATCCGGGAGTCCTACGGGGCCGCAGGCGGGTCCGGCTACGCCCGCCCCGACCTCCCCGCGAACGACGGCACGACCCGCGAGGTCGCACGTGACGGTGCCGGGTCCGACGAGCGGCCCACCGACATCCACCCGCGGATCACCGACGACACCACGCCGCCCGGGCGGCACCAGCTCTCCGGCGGCGACCGGTGA
- a CDS encoding cytochrome P450, translated as MTAARAHDPVDISSRAFWARPPDAREESFAELRRERPLSWHPPAETDLLPDPDAPGFWALVTHADITAVSRDAETFASGQRFGGVMLEDVPEDMLEAAHSILAMDAPRHVRQRRVIASVFTPRRVQRISDQIREQARLIVDELLAQPGEVDFVGAVSARLPMWTISEMIGIPEPDRQRVADAANAMVGWNDPDFIGDGDPMAVLLDGLMTLHTASFELSALRREEPADDLMTALVQAEVEGASLTDEEIAAFFVLLCVAGNDTTRQTASHAVLALDRNPEQRRLLVEEFDDRIGPAVEEFVRWASPVLTFRRTATRDTEIRGQRIAEGERVVMFYHSGNRDESVFADPHAFDVTRAENPHVGFGGGGPHFCLGSHLARMQLRSLFGELLTRVPDLSVGEPVWLAGNFINGIKRLPVTFGEAS; from the coding sequence GTGACGGCCGCACGGGCCCACGACCCCGTCGACATCTCCAGCCGGGCGTTCTGGGCGCGGCCACCGGACGCCCGCGAGGAGTCGTTCGCCGAGCTGCGCCGGGAACGCCCGCTGTCCTGGCACCCGCCGGCCGAGACCGACCTGCTGCCCGATCCGGACGCCCCCGGGTTCTGGGCGCTGGTCACCCACGCCGACATCACCGCGGTCAGCCGCGACGCCGAGACGTTCGCCTCCGGGCAGCGGTTCGGCGGGGTGATGCTCGAGGACGTCCCCGAGGACATGCTCGAGGCGGCGCACTCCATCCTCGCGATGGACGCGCCGCGGCACGTCCGCCAGCGCCGGGTGATCGCCTCGGTGTTCACCCCGCGCCGGGTCCAGCGGATCTCCGACCAGATCCGCGAGCAGGCCCGCCTGATCGTCGACGAACTGCTCGCACAGCCCGGTGAGGTGGACTTCGTCGGCGCGGTGTCCGCCCGCCTCCCGATGTGGACGATCTCGGAGATGATCGGCATCCCGGAGCCGGACCGGCAGCGGGTCGCGGACGCCGCCAACGCGATGGTCGGCTGGAACGACCCCGACTTCATCGGTGACGGCGACCCGATGGCCGTCCTGCTCGACGGGCTGATGACGCTGCACACCGCGTCGTTCGAGCTGTCGGCGCTGCGCCGCGAGGAGCCGGCCGACGACCTGATGACGGCGCTGGTGCAGGCCGAGGTCGAGGGGGCGTCGCTCACCGACGAGGAGATCGCCGCGTTCTTCGTCCTGCTCTGCGTGGCGGGGAACGACACCACCCGGCAGACGGCGTCGCACGCCGTCCTCGCGCTCGACCGGAACCCGGAGCAGCGACGGCTGCTCGTCGAGGAGTTCGACGACCGGATCGGGCCAGCGGTCGAGGAGTTCGTGCGCTGGGCGAGCCCGGTGCTCACCTTCCGGCGGACGGCGACGCGCGACACCGAGATCCGCGGGCAGCGGATCGCCGAGGGCGAGCGGGTCGTGATGTTCTACCACTCGGGCAACCGCGACGAGTCCGTCTTCGCCGACCCGCACGCGTTCGACGTCACCCGCGCGGAGAACCCGCACGTCGGCTTCGGCGGGGGCGGGCCGCACTTCTGCCTGGGCAGCCACCTGGCCCGGATGCAGCTGCGGTCGCTGTTCGGCGAGCTGCTGACCCGGGTGCCGGACCTGTCGGTCGGCGAACCCGTCTGGCTGGCGGGCAACTTCATCAACGGCATCAAACGGCTGCCGGTGACCTTCGGGGAGGCGTCGTGA